Proteins from a genomic interval of Dendropsophus ebraccatus isolate aDenEbr1 chromosome 6, aDenEbr1.pat, whole genome shotgun sequence:
- the C6H3orf80 gene encoding uncharacterized membrane protein C3orf80 homolog, translated as MVQCCCCSPEGSLLLITALLLGAELLQAGWSCGDLLCGDREGCCVFGNVSHTEIKCCQLPFHTFLDNVGWFVRKLSGLLILLVLFAIGYFLQRMICPSPRRYTRPQPRSTGGPGLLNETSSQDSLIDSVRHLSEHELRIISSPVLLQLPSYEEVKYLPTYEESMRPGPVILPVSQIPAQEDGGSGPLPPYTH; from the coding sequence ATggtgcagtgctgctgctgctccccggAGGGCTCCCTGCTGCTGATCACCGCGCTGCTGCTGGGGGCTGAGCTGCTGCAGGCGGGCTGGAGCTGCGGGGATCTGCTGTGCGGGGACAGGGAGGGCTGCTGTGTCTTCGGGAACGTCAGCCACACGGAGATCAAGTGCTGCCAGCTTCCCTTCCACACTTTCCTGGACAATGTGGGCTGGTTTGTCAGGAAGCTGTCCGGGCTGCTCATCCTCCTGGTGCTCTTTGCCATCGGCTACTTCCTGCAGCGCATGATCTGCCCCAGTCCCCGCAGGTACACCCGACCCCAGCCgcggagcacaggggggcccggACTCCTCAACGAGACCAGCTCGCAGGACTCCCTGATAGACAGTGTCCGGCACCTGTCCGAGCACGAGCTGCGCATCATCTCCTCCCCGGtgctgctgcagctgcccagcTATGAGGAGGTCAAGTACCTGCCCACCTACGAGGAGTCCATGAGACCCGGGCCGGTCATCCTGCCGGTGTCCCAGATCCCAGCCCAGGAGGATGGGGGGTCCGGACCATtgcccccctatacacactga